DNA sequence from the Hyalangium minutum genome:
GCCTTCAGTCGCAGCTTGAAGTGCTTGACGTCCGAGGACCGATTCTTCTCGGCTTACCTGCTGGCTCCCGCTGGGCCCTGCGCCCCCACGGCCACGGACCGCAGCCGGTGCAGGAACCGGAAGTAGGTGCGGTTGATCATCGGGTGATGGGCGTCCGTGGGACCGAAGTCGCTGTCAGGGTGGAACGCGAGCACGGTGAGCGCCGACCGGCCTGTTCCAGGCGCGTCGCGTGTGTGAAAGGCGTGGTAGGTCTCGGGCGGCAGGAAGAAGATGCTCCCCTTCGTGAGCGGGTGGTCTCCCATGGGGGTCTTGCACAGCCCCTCCCCCGCGATGACGGCGCCACAGCGGACGCTCGGGTGCAGGTGCCGCGTCTGGTGGGTGGCCGGTGGGAAGTAGAGGGCGTTGAGGCAGGGGTCTCCGCGCTTCACCGGGGCGATGAGCAGCGTGTCCGTGCAGCCATCGATGTACTCCAGCCGTCCCCAGTCCTCGATCTCCCCACCGAAGAGCGTGAGCCCCTTGTAATGGAAGCGCGTGGTCACCACGCACTGGCCTGTCCCATCAAGGGTAGCGGCACCCGCGACACAGAAGAAGGTGTTAGCGCCAACGGTCACTCTGCGGCCTCGCTCCGTGACAGCGCACTCCCCCTCCAGCACGTAGCCATAGTGCGTGGAACTCTCTTCCAGAGCGGTCACCTCGCCGGGCGGGTGGCAGAAGAGCCGGAGAGGGTGGTGGACATTGCGGTCCAGGCAGCCGGTCTTGCGCAGGAGCAGGGAGATGCTCTCACCGAGCTCCTTCGGCGGCTCGGGAACACCCAGCTCCCGGAGGCACGCGGCCACCTGAGGCCCCAACTGCCGCTCACCGGTGAAGGCCTCGAGGCTCGCGGCGAAGTCCGCCTCGTCCTCGGTGACCCCAAGGCTGACGAGAACTCGCCCCAGACTCCGTTCCACCTCACCATCCGAGCCCGCGCCAGAGAGCTGCCGGAGATCGACCGAGCGCCGGAGCCTCTCGAGATCCGTCATGCCCGCGGGCTCTCGAAAGTCGATCGTGAGTCCGGGGGCGTAGGCCTCGACCAGGAAGGTATTGGGGCTGATGACCACCCTGCCCTTCCGGCTCACTCCTTCTCCTTGGGCTCGGGCGGCTCCCACGAGAACGCCACGGTCGGTGCCTTCACGGCCTTGGCGTCCTTCATGAGGAAGCCCTCGGTGCGCTTGGCCGCGCGATCCAGCGCAGGCTTCAGCGAAGCGGGGATGGGCAACAGGATGCCCACCACGAAAAAATTCCCCCGGCACGCTTCGCTGGCGTAGCCGAACGCGATGCGCACGGCGACCTTGTTGCCCTCGATGTGATGGAACGCGACCCCGCGCTCGACGGCGTCGAGCCCGTACCGGAAGCCCACGCAGTCCTCTCCCTCATCCAGGGTCTCCAGCATCGCCTCCACCGTCTTGGCAGCATCAAACGCCTTCTGATCGCTGATGTGCTTGCGCACGAAGGTGTCCGCCTTGAGCGCCTTCAGCACGTCCTTCTCGGGGAACACCTTCATCAGTGAGAACGAGCCCTGCTCCTTCGAGACGTCCTTGAGCACATAGGACGTGCTCGCGTACGGGTGCGCGCCCCCTGTGAAGCCCGAGTTCGACTCCTCGTAGCTCACCCACGGGCCCACCACCGACAGCACCTTGAAGGACTGGAAGGCCTCCCAGCCCGTCGGATCTTGGCCCTCCTCCACCTCGAAATTGGAGAGGAACCCCTTCTCGCGCGACTTCAGGCCAAAGACTTCCTTGCCGCCACGCAGGGCCCGCAGGTCCTCCGCCGTCATCTCGAACGCCACGTCCGTGCCGCTCACCTTCCACTTGAGGGGCGCAGCCGCAGCCGGCTGAGCCGGAGCGGCGAGCAGCACCACCATCACCACGGAGCTCATGAACATGCGCCCATCCTGCCCGAAATTCCCGGCCGATGGTGGCACCTGGAGAAGGCGCGTGAAAGCCCCCCGGGATGCGGAGGTGTCCCCTCACGGAGTGATACGCTTCGCCCCCTCATTCACCGGAGAGCCGCTCCACCATGCCCCACGTCTTTCACAGCCCGCTGACCACGCTGATGGGAGCAACGAGCGGCTGCGCTCCAGGCTGCGGCTGCGACGACGACATTCCCGTCCCAGACCCGCACCAGGTGGCCGCCTGGGTCCAGGAGGCCGGCGAGGCCAAGGCGCGCAAGGCGCTCGGGCAGTTGCAGCGCGTCATCGAGCGCAAGCAGCTGCAGAACATGAAGGACATCCAGCGGCAGGTGGGCCGCACCTTCGCCGGCCCCGTGCAGTTGGAGGCGTGGCTGCGCGAGTGGGAGCAGGCCCTGCTCGCGGCGCTGGAGCCTCCGAAGGAAGAGCCGCGCTGAGCCTCTCCCCTCGGCACCGAGAGATGGACAACTCCCCGGGCCATGGGCTGTCGTTGGGCCCGAGCCCGCATGACGCTCGAACATTTGGAAGAGGATCCCTGACAATGAGCACCCTGGATGAGAAAGCGCTGTCGGAGCTCTGGGACCAGCACATGGCGGCCGAGTTCGGCATGAAGGACGTCGAGAAGATCCTGGCGACGATGGCCCCCCACCCCTCCGTCAACCACGTCCCGGTGATGATGGGCGCCATCGGCCGGGAGCAGGTGCGCGAGTTCTATACGAATTTCTTCCTGCCGCAGCTCCCCCCGGATCTGGAGAACATCCCCATCTCACGGACCATCGGGCAAGGGCGGCTCGTCGACGAGTTCGTCGCGCGCTTCACCCACTCCATCCAGATCGACTGGCTGCTGCCCGGCATTCCCCCCACGGGCAAGGTCCTCGAGTTCGCCATCGCGGCCATCATCCAATTCGAGAACGACAAGATCCTCAGCGAGCGCCTCTACTGGGATCAGGCGTCGATCCTCGTGCAGTTGGGGCTCATCGACCGCTCCCTGCCCGTGCTGGGAGCGGAGATCGCGCATCAGGTCATCCAGCCTGTCCAGCCGATGAATGCGCTGCTCCAGCGCGCGCACAAGCGCTAACCACCACACCGTGACAGGACAAGGAGTGTCACCATGAAGGGATTGAAGGACAAGGTCGCCATCGTCACCGGCGGCGCGACATTGATTGGGGCCGGAGTGGTCCGTGCCTTTCAGGAGGCCGGCACACGGGTGATGATCGCGGACATCAACGCCGCCGGTGGCCAGACTGTGGCGCGCGAGCTGGGGCACGGGGTGGCCTTCCGCGCGACCGACGTCACGGATGACGCCCAGATCGACGCATGCGTCGCCGAGACGGTCGAGCGCTTCGGCGGCATCGACTTCCTGGTCAACGCGGCCTGCACCTATGTGGACCACGGCCTGGCGTCGAGCCGCAAGGACTGGCTGGACTCGTACAACGTGAACGTGGTGGGCGGAGTGATGATGGTGAAGGCCGTACGCCCGCACCTGGTGGCGCGAGGCGGGGGCGCCATCGTCCACTTCAGCAGCATCAGCGCCCAGGTGGCGCAGACAGGACGGTGGCTCTACCCGGCCACCAAGGCGGCCATCCTCCAGATCACCCGGAGCCAGGCCATGGACCTCGCGCCTGACAAGATCCGGGTCAACGCCGTCTCTCCGGGCTGGATCTGGAGCCGGCCCATGGACGAGGCGACCCACGGCAACAAGGCCGCGATCCAAGCCATCGCGGGGAAGTTCCACCTGCCCGGCCGCATCGGTGAGCCGGAGGAAGTGGCCCAGGCCGTGCTCTTCCTCTGCTCTGACAATGCCTCCTTCATCACCGGCACGGACATCGCCGTGGACGGCGGCTACTCGACGATGGGGCCCGAACGGGCGGAGCCTCCCTCCCCCTCAAAGTAGGCACACGCACTGCCCGTTCACTGCCGCGCGGCGGTGTGACACACCCTCGGCGTAAACTGCCGCCCGTGCTACTGAGTCATGCGCCTTCCATCCCACCTGTGAGATAGGAACACACAGGAGCATGGCTCGACACGGTGCCAGAATTCGTGTGCTATGTGCGCGCCGCGGGGTGCATGCGCTGACCCATTCTCGATGGAGAGAGCTCTCCTCTGAACGTGACACTCAGAGGAGTGGAAGCAGCAGACCCTTCGGTGATTTCGGGGACACGGCAGAAGGGGGCACCTGACAATGAGAACATTCGTGGAGTACAGCGGGTTTCAGGTCTTCGGAGGCACTGTGCTGACCTTTATCGAAGGCTTCAGCACCTTCACGCTCCTGGCCCATCAGTTCTTGATGGACGAGCAGGTGGGCACCAGCGATGCCGCAGGAAACTTCGTCATCGACAAAGAGAAGCTCTACCCCATGCCCAATCTCTTGAGGGCATTCGCGCGGATGGGCCGGGAGTTTGGGGACCTGCCCCTGTACCGGGCGGGGCTCACGATTCAGAAAAACGCCGCCTATCCCCCGTCCATGCTGAGCCTGGGGCTCGTCGAGGCCATCCCCTTCCTGGACGTGGGCTACTACCTGAACCACGCCTGCCGGGACGGACTGCCCTTGTTCGACGTCACCAAGAACGAGATGCGGTACTCGGGAGGCATTGGCCACTATTCGTTCAAGGGCGTGCCCGGCAAGAAGGAGATCAAAGGCTTCGTGGATGCCCCGTATCCCTGTC
Encoded proteins:
- a CDS encoding AraC family ligand binding domain-containing protein; translated protein: MSRKGRVVISPNTFLVEAYAPGLTIDFREPAGMTDLERLRRSVDLRQLSGAGSDGEVERSLGRVLVSLGVTEDEADFAASLEAFTGERQLGPQVAACLRELGVPEPPKELGESISLLLRKTGCLDRNVHHPLRLFCHPPGEVTALEESSTHYGYVLEGECAVTERGRRVTVGANTFFCVAGAATLDGTGQCVVTTRFHYKGLTLFGGEIEDWGRLEYIDGCTDTLLIAPVKRGDPCLNALYFPPATHQTRHLHPSVRCGAVIAGEGLCKTPMGDHPLTKGSIFFLPPETYHAFHTRDAPGTGRSALTVLAFHPDSDFGPTDAHHPMINRTYFRFLHRLRSVAVGAQGPAGASR
- a CDS encoding ester cyclase, with protein sequence MSTLDEKALSELWDQHMAAEFGMKDVEKILATMAPHPSVNHVPVMMGAIGREQVREFYTNFFLPQLPPDLENIPISRTIGQGRLVDEFVARFTHSIQIDWLLPGIPPTGKVLEFAIAAIIQFENDKILSERLYWDQASILVQLGLIDRSLPVLGAEIAHQVIQPVQPMNALLQRAHKR
- a CDS encoding SDR family oxidoreductase, which produces MKGLKDKVAIVTGGATLIGAGVVRAFQEAGTRVMIADINAAGGQTVARELGHGVAFRATDVTDDAQIDACVAETVERFGGIDFLVNAACTYVDHGLASSRKDWLDSYNVNVVGGVMMVKAVRPHLVARGGGAIVHFSSISAQVAQTGRWLYPATKAAILQITRSQAMDLAPDKIRVNAVSPGWIWSRPMDEATHGNKAAIQAIAGKFHLPGRIGEPEEVAQAVLFLCSDNASFITGTDIAVDGGYSTMGPERAEPPSPSK